From Streptomyces sp. NBC_00370, a single genomic window includes:
- a CDS encoding VWA domain-containing protein — MIISKRSAVAACGLLAALSFGLLAPSTAAADDEPAAQPAPKVDLVLDVSGSMRTRDIDGQTRMTAAKQAFNEVLDSVPQGVELGIRTLGANYPGKDTKVGCKDTEQLYKVGPLDRTEAKTAVATLAPTGWTPIGPALLRAADDLEGGEATRRIVLITDGEDTCAPLDPCEVARDIAAKGIHLVIDTLGLVPDDKTRKQLTCIAEATGGTYTSVRHTDELSGRVTQLVDRAADPVVTPVATEGAARCAQAPELKPGLYSDRERFSEHRWYRVDVRPGQELRASVSVSADRAVDPDYGVLLRAVTVHGREIVRGSEAGAGRTDVISTGLRYPKPPEDESDDGTPPPAEAVCLEVGNAFAAPDSVKTTPGLPVELTVALVDSPDDPSDVASFGLGRGWWLLGLLTLTGLVAGLLWGWISRWRVAVWRSN, encoded by the coding sequence ATGATCATAAGTAAACGGTCGGCGGTCGCCGCGTGCGGTCTGCTGGCCGCACTGTCCTTCGGGCTCCTCGCTCCCTCCACCGCGGCAGCCGACGACGAACCCGCCGCGCAGCCCGCGCCCAAGGTCGATCTCGTGCTGGACGTCAGCGGTTCGATGCGGACCCGCGACATCGACGGCCAGACCCGGATGACGGCGGCCAAGCAGGCGTTCAACGAAGTCCTGGACTCGGTACCGCAGGGGGTGGAGCTCGGGATCCGTACCCTCGGGGCCAACTACCCGGGCAAGGACACCAAGGTGGGCTGCAAGGACACCGAGCAGCTCTACAAGGTCGGCCCGCTGGACCGTACCGAGGCGAAGACCGCCGTCGCCACCCTCGCCCCCACCGGCTGGACGCCCATCGGCCCCGCGCTGCTGCGCGCGGCCGACGACCTCGAAGGCGGTGAGGCCACCCGCCGTATCGTCCTCATCACCGACGGCGAGGACACCTGTGCGCCGCTCGACCCCTGCGAGGTGGCGCGCGACATCGCGGCCAAGGGCATCCACCTCGTCATCGACACGCTGGGTCTCGTCCCCGACGACAAGACGCGCAAGCAGCTCACCTGTATCGCCGAGGCCACCGGCGGCACCTACACGTCCGTACGGCACACCGACGAACTGTCCGGCCGGGTGACCCAGTTGGTCGACCGGGCCGCCGATCCCGTGGTCACGCCCGTGGCCACCGAGGGCGCCGCGCGGTGCGCGCAGGCCCCCGAACTCAAGCCCGGTCTCTACAGCGACCGTGAGCGGTTCTCCGAACACCGCTGGTACCGCGTCGACGTCCGGCCGGGACAGGAGCTGCGCGCCTCGGTGAGCGTCTCCGCCGACCGCGCCGTCGACCCCGACTACGGCGTCCTGCTGCGGGCCGTGACCGTGCACGGCAGGGAGATCGTCCGTGGCTCGGAGGCGGGCGCCGGACGCACCGATGTGATCTCCACCGGTCTGCGCTACCCGAAGCCGCCGGAGGACGAGAGCGACGACGGCACGCCACCGCCCGCCGAGGCGGTGTGTCTTGAGGTCGGCAACGCCTTCGCGGCGCCCGACTCGGTCAAGACCACCCCGGGACTGCCGGTCGAGCTGACCGTCGCCCTGGTGGACTCGCCCGACGATCCGTCCGACGTCGCCTCCTTCGGCCTCGGCCGCGGCTGGTGGCTGCTCGGTCTGCTGACCCTCACCGGTTTGGTCGCAGGTCTGCTGTGGGGCTGGATCTCCCGCTGGCGTGTCGCTGTCTGGAGGAGCAACTGA
- a CDS encoding metallophosphoesterase family protein produces MTVPSASDASDRTPKLFAISDLHVAYTENRDIVESLRPESPDDWLIVAGDTAEKVADVEWALRTLAGRFAKVVWTPGNHELWTHKQDPVQLRGDARYQHLVARCRELGVSTPEDPYPVWRGPGGPVTVAPLFVLYDYTFRPAGTTTKEEALAVAHESGVVCTDEMVLHPDPYQSREAWSAERVRITEKRLEDRPPGLPTILVNHWPLTRHPTRVLTYPEFALWCGTEATADWHVRYEAKTVVYGHLHIPRTTYEDGVRFEEVSVGYPREWQRQRHPDPALRQILPVPGAAS; encoded by the coding sequence GTGACTGTGCCCAGCGCCTCCGACGCCTCTGACCGGACGCCGAAACTCTTCGCGATCAGTGACCTCCACGTCGCCTACACCGAGAACCGCGACATCGTCGAATCGCTGCGGCCGGAGTCCCCGGACGACTGGCTCATCGTCGCCGGCGACACCGCGGAGAAGGTCGCGGACGTCGAATGGGCGCTGCGCACCCTCGCCGGCCGGTTCGCGAAAGTCGTGTGGACACCGGGCAACCACGAGCTGTGGACCCACAAACAGGACCCGGTCCAGCTGCGGGGCGACGCACGCTACCAGCATCTGGTGGCGCGGTGCCGGGAGTTGGGCGTGTCGACGCCCGAGGACCCGTACCCCGTCTGGCGGGGCCCCGGCGGCCCTGTCACCGTGGCACCCCTCTTCGTCCTCTACGACTACACGTTCCGCCCCGCGGGCACCACGACCAAGGAGGAGGCGCTGGCCGTCGCGCACGAGTCGGGTGTGGTGTGCACGGACGAGATGGTGCTCCACCCCGACCCGTACCAGAGCCGCGAGGCCTGGAGCGCCGAGCGGGTCAGGATCACCGAGAAGCGGCTCGAAGACAGGCCACCCGGTCTGCCGACCATTCTGGTCAACCACTGGCCGCTGACCCGCCACCCCACCCGCGTCCTCACCTATCCCGAGTTCGCGCTGTGGTGCGGCACGGAAGCGACGGCCGACTGGCATGTGCGCTACGAGGCCAAGACGGTCGTCTACGGCCATCTGCACATCCCGCGCACCACCTACGAGGACGGGGTGCGGTTCGAGGAGGTGTCCGTCGGCTACCCCCGCGAATGGCAGCGTCAGCGGCACCCCGACCCCGCGCTGCGCCAGATCCTGCCCGTGCCCGGGGCCGCGTCATGA
- a CDS encoding 4'-phosphopantetheinyl transferase family protein: MIGEILPPVVVSVATTDDVAAPDLFPEEAALVEKAVPKRVREFGTTRHCARSALAQLGVARAPILRDRRGAPGWPAGTVGSMTHCDGFRAAAVARKSDIVTLGIDAEPHARIPEGVLETITVGDEPARIGKLIHTRPEVHWDRLLFSAKESVYKAWYPITGRWLDFTEAEFEIDPANGGFTARLLVPGPELPGHGTLKGFTGRWAVRDGVIMTSVVLAALR; this comes from the coding sequence ATGATCGGCGAGATACTGCCCCCCGTGGTGGTGTCCGTGGCCACGACCGACGACGTCGCCGCGCCCGACCTCTTCCCCGAAGAGGCGGCCCTGGTGGAGAAGGCCGTGCCCAAGCGGGTGCGCGAGTTCGGCACGACCCGGCACTGCGCCCGCAGCGCGCTCGCGCAGCTGGGTGTGGCACGCGCGCCCATCCTGCGCGACCGGCGCGGCGCCCCCGGCTGGCCGGCCGGGACGGTCGGCAGCATGACCCACTGCGACGGCTTCCGCGCCGCCGCCGTCGCCAGGAAGAGTGACATCGTCACCCTCGGCATCGACGCCGAACCGCACGCCCGGATACCCGAAGGCGTGCTGGAGACCATCACGGTCGGGGACGAGCCCGCCAGGATCGGGAAACTCATCCACACCCGGCCCGAAGTCCACTGGGACCGGCTGCTGTTCAGCGCCAAGGAGTCCGTGTACAAGGCGTGGTACCCGATCACCGGACGCTGGCTGGACTTCACCGAGGCGGAGTTCGAGATCGACCCGGCGAACGGGGGCTTCACGGCGCGGCTGCTCGTCCCGGGACCCGAACTGCCGGGCCACGGCACCCTCAAGGGCTTCACCGGACGCTGGGCGGTGCGGGACGGCGTCATCATGACGTCCGTCGTCCTCGCGGCGCTGCGGTAA
- a CDS encoding winged helix DNA-binding domain-containing protein translates to MASKTTAPVLGVRALNRATLERQLLLRRDTRPAEDAVAHLLGLQAQNVKPPYFQLAARLAGFVPEDLSSLMASRAVARLVTMRSTIHTHTADDCLTLRPLVQAARDRELGLFRKGLPGVDLDRLAAYSRAFVEEQPRPVKELREALLKQWPDADPQALTVAARCLLPLVQTTPRGLWDTSAQVTLTTAEHWFGRPAEPAPAADGTVLRYLAAFGPASVKDMQTWAGLTRLRAVFERLRPRLRTFQDENGVELFDLPEAPRPDPATPAPPRFLPEFDNLLLSHADRSRIVPPAYRGRSWRGNTGYRTLLVDGFLAGVWQPPEGGDGAPLTVELFAGIGREQRGAVTEEGERLLTTMYGGAAGGVRYANFTGS, encoded by the coding sequence ATGGCCTCGAAGACGACCGCCCCCGTGCTCGGGGTACGCGCCCTCAACCGGGCGACCCTGGAGCGGCAACTGCTCCTGCGCCGCGACACCAGGCCGGCCGAGGACGCGGTCGCGCATCTCCTGGGGCTGCAGGCGCAGAACGTGAAACCCCCGTACTTCCAGCTCGCCGCCCGGCTGGCGGGGTTCGTCCCCGAGGACCTGTCCAGCCTGATGGCCTCCCGCGCCGTGGCCCGGCTCGTGACCATGCGCTCCACGATCCATACGCACACCGCCGACGACTGCCTCACCCTGCGCCCGCTCGTCCAGGCCGCCCGCGACCGCGAACTGGGACTCTTCCGCAAGGGGCTGCCCGGCGTGGACCTCGACCGGCTCGCCGCGTACAGCCGCGCGTTCGTCGAGGAACAGCCGCGCCCGGTCAAGGAGTTGCGCGAGGCACTGCTGAAGCAGTGGCCGGACGCCGATCCGCAGGCGCTGACCGTCGCCGCCCGCTGCCTGCTGCCGCTCGTGCAGACCACCCCGCGCGGACTGTGGGACACCAGCGCGCAGGTCACCCTCACCACCGCGGAACACTGGTTCGGCAGGCCCGCCGAGCCCGCGCCCGCCGCCGACGGGACCGTACTGCGCTATCTCGCGGCCTTCGGACCAGCCTCCGTCAAGGACATGCAGACCTGGGCGGGTCTTACCCGGCTGCGGGCCGTCTTCGAGCGGCTACGGCCCCGGCTGCGCACCTTCCAGGACGAGAACGGCGTCGAACTCTTCGACCTGCCCGAAGCGCCGAGGCCCGACCCCGCTACCCCGGCGCCGCCGCGCTTCCTGCCGGAGTTCGACAACCTGCTGCTCTCGCACGCCGACCGGAGCCGGATCGTCCCGCCGGCCTACCGGGGCCGCTCCTGGCGGGGGAACACCGGATACCGCACGCTCCTCGTGGACGGTTTCCTCGCGGGCGTCTGGCAGCCGCCGGAAGGCGGCGACGGCGCGCCGCTCACCGTCGAACTCTTCGCCGGCATCGGCCGCGAACAGCGCGGCGCGGTGACGGAGGAGGGCGAGCGGCTGCTCACCACCATGTACGGCGGTGCGGCCGGTGGAGTCCGCTACGCGAACTTCACCGGCTCCTGA
- the lysA gene encoding diaminopimelate decarboxylase, giving the protein MTTEPQPLLRIDELSTATVWPTSAVVAPGGDIAVAGVSLAELAERYGTPAYVLDEGEVRSRARAWRAALPQADVVYAAKAFLCRAVVDWVEQEGLGLDVCSAGELELAATRGFPPEHIVLHGNAKSPEDLRAALRLGVGRIVIDSDNEIARLAAQVAGPDPQQVMVRVVPGVAAGAHHKVRTGVAGQKFGMSIADGDALDAVGRILGQHRLRLVGLHCHLGSQITRAEPFAEAVRRVVAFMALIRERFGVTLPELDMGGGFAVAYLPGDPAPAPSVYGRLITETLAEACAAHDLPVPRLTVEPGRSIMAPAGIALYRVLSVKHTGGRAFVAVDGGMSDNPRPALYGARYTVRRVGRASDAPMRTATVVGRHCEAGDVLAESVELPDDIRAGDVLAVPAAGAYQVSMASGYNMTGRPPVVAVSEGRSRLLVRRESFDDLRMRDVGL; this is encoded by the coding sequence ATGACCACCGAACCGCAGCCGCTGCTGCGCATCGACGAGCTGAGTACGGCGACGGTGTGGCCCACGTCCGCCGTGGTGGCCCCCGGCGGTGACATCGCCGTGGCGGGCGTGTCCCTGGCCGAGCTGGCCGAGCGGTACGGCACACCGGCGTACGTCCTGGACGAGGGCGAGGTCAGATCCCGTGCCCGGGCCTGGCGTGCCGCGCTGCCGCAGGCCGATGTGGTGTACGCGGCCAAGGCGTTCCTGTGCCGTGCCGTGGTCGACTGGGTCGAGCAGGAGGGCCTGGGGCTCGACGTCTGCTCCGCCGGTGAACTGGAGCTGGCGGCCACCCGCGGCTTCCCGCCGGAGCACATCGTGCTGCACGGCAACGCGAAGTCGCCGGAGGATCTACGGGCGGCGCTGCGGCTCGGCGTCGGCCGGATCGTCATCGATTCGGACAACGAGATCGCCCGGCTCGCCGCGCAGGTCGCGGGGCCCGACCCGCAGCAGGTGATGGTGCGGGTGGTGCCCGGTGTGGCGGCGGGCGCGCATCACAAGGTGCGTACGGGTGTGGCCGGCCAGAAGTTCGGCATGTCGATCGCGGACGGTGACGCACTGGACGCCGTCGGCCGGATCCTCGGCCAGCACCGTCTGCGACTGGTCGGTCTGCACTGCCACTTGGGCTCGCAGATCACCCGGGCCGAGCCGTTCGCCGAGGCCGTGCGGCGGGTGGTCGCCTTCATGGCGCTGATCCGGGAGCGGTTCGGGGTGACCCTTCCCGAGCTGGACATGGGCGGCGGCTTCGCCGTGGCGTATCTGCCGGGAGATCCCGCGCCCGCGCCTTCGGTGTACGGGCGGCTGATCACCGAAACACTGGCGGAGGCCTGCGCCGCGCACGACCTGCCGGTGCCGAGGCTGACCGTCGAGCCGGGCCGGTCGATCATGGCACCGGCCGGGATCGCCCTCTACCGGGTGCTGTCGGTCAAACACACCGGCGGCCGGGCCTTCGTCGCCGTCGACGGCGGGATGAGCGACAACCCGCGCCCGGCGCTGTACGGCGCGCGCTACACCGTACGCAGGGTGGGCCGGGCGTCGGACGCGCCCATGCGGACGGCGACCGTCGTGGGGCGGCACTGCGAGGCGGGCGATGTGCTCGCCGAGTCGGTCGAGCTGCCCGACGACATCAGGGCGGGTGACGTGCTGGCCGTACCGGCGGCGGGCGCCTACCAGGTGTCGATGGCGTCCGGCTACAACATGACGGGCCGCCCGCCGGTGGTCGCGGTGTCGGAGGGCCGGTCCCGGCTGCTGGTCCGGCGGGAGAGCTTCGACGATCTGCGGATGCGGGACGTCGGGCTGTGA
- a CDS encoding SAV_915 family protein has protein sequence MERISDDEAADPDPADLPCGAGMLYVPVRRGPSGDCQLRFARTPLGARTAVGFTSKGRLAAVFGERQPWILLAEPALRALGAPLGALVVTVDPQLTAVPSAPPSPAGRRPAPVMSCARRTLGPLDVPEAMAV, from the coding sequence ATGGAGCGCATTTCCGACGACGAGGCCGCGGACCCCGACCCGGCCGACCTGCCGTGCGGTGCGGGCATGCTCTACGTACCCGTGCGGCGCGGCCCCTCGGGCGACTGCCAGCTGCGTTTCGCGCGCACACCGCTCGGGGCACGGACCGCTGTCGGGTTCACCAGCAAGGGGCGGCTGGCCGCCGTGTTCGGTGAGCGGCAGCCCTGGATCCTGCTCGCCGAACCGGCCCTGCGCGCGCTCGGCGCGCCGCTCGGGGCGCTGGTGGTGACGGTCGACCCGCAGCTCACCGCCGTCCCGTCCGCTCCCCCCTCGCCGGCCGGGCGGCGTCCCGCACCGGTCATGAGCTGCGCGCGCCGCACCCTGGGCCCGCTGGACGTCCCGGAGGCGATGGCCGTATGA
- a CDS encoding helix-turn-helix transcriptional regulator: MAEAVEAVEMRAALLRLRRTTGLPVAFGGLLHDPGQVRLAELTGAATSALRGLLISSGNGLGGKSIALRRPFAVTDYQEARHISHEYDAAVAAEGLRSVLAVPVVVRRKVRGVLYGALRTALPIGDRTFDAAVAAAKDVEQSLAVHDEVQRLLSLTREPAAGSAAWEEVRAAHSELRALAPRVPDAGLRDELLAVCGRLAGATATDGTLMPIGLAPRELDVLSCVSAGATNAAAAELLGLRPETVKGYLRSAMRKLGAHTRLEAVVAARRAGLLP, from the coding sequence GTGGCCGAAGCGGTGGAGGCGGTGGAGATGCGCGCGGCGCTGCTGCGGCTGCGCCGTACGACGGGGCTGCCGGTCGCCTTCGGCGGCCTGCTGCACGACCCGGGTCAGGTCAGACTCGCCGAGCTGACAGGGGCGGCGACGAGCGCCCTGCGCGGCCTGCTGATCTCCTCGGGCAACGGCCTCGGCGGCAAGTCGATCGCGCTGCGCCGGCCGTTCGCCGTGACCGACTACCAAGAGGCGCGCCACATCAGCCACGAGTACGACGCGGCGGTCGCCGCCGAGGGGCTGCGCTCGGTGCTCGCCGTGCCCGTGGTCGTACGGCGCAAGGTGCGCGGCGTGCTGTACGGGGCGCTGCGCACGGCGCTGCCGATAGGCGACCGCACCTTCGACGCGGCGGTCGCCGCCGCGAAGGACGTGGAGCAGTCGCTGGCAGTACACGACGAGGTGCAGCGGCTGCTGTCACTGACCCGCGAGCCGGCGGCCGGATCGGCGGCGTGGGAGGAGGTACGCGCAGCCCACAGCGAACTGCGCGCCCTGGCCCCCCGGGTCCCCGACGCCGGGCTGCGCGACGAACTCCTCGCCGTCTGCGGCCGGCTGGCGGGCGCGACGGCGACGGACGGCACCCTGATGCCGATCGGCCTCGCACCCCGCGAACTGGACGTCCTGAGCTGCGTCTCGGCCGGCGCGACCAACGCGGCGGCGGCCGAACTGCTCGGCCTGCGCCCCGAGACGGTGAAGGGCTACCTCCGCTCGGCCATGCGGAAGCTGGGCGCCCACACCCGCCTCGAAGCGGTCGTGGCAGCCCGCCGCGCGGGCCTGCTGCCCTGA
- a CDS encoding AMP-binding protein, translated as MTESIPTGPTEQFRAARDFLLAHREDYAAAYAGFEWPRPELFNWALDWFDRIAEGNDRLALHIVEEDGARTRVTFAEMAARSNQAANWLRARGVRAGDRIIVMLGNQVELWETALAAMKLRAVVIPATPLLGPVDLRDRVDRGRARHVIVRADDTAKFDSVPGDFTRVVVGAERGAETGGWLPYEHAYAEPETFEPDGVTRADDPLMLYFTSGTTARPKLVEHTHVSYPIGHLATMYWIGLKPGDVHLNIASPGWAKHAWSNLFGPWNAEATVFIHNYTRFDPARLMAEMDGAGVTSFCAPPTVWRMLIQADLSQLRTRPREVVAAGEPLNPEVIETVRREWGLTIRDGFGQTETAVQVANSPGQLVKAGSMGRPTPGYRVVLVDPVTGEAGVDEGEISLDLSTLPVGLMTGYHGDPERTAEAMAGGYYRTGDIGARDADGYITYIGRSDDVFKASDYKISPFELESALLEHEAVAEAAVVPAPDPLRLAVPKAYIVLAEGWEPGPDTAKVIFEHSRSVLAPYKRLRRLEFAPLPKTVSGKIRRIELRELTANGSDAEYDEGDLR; from the coding sequence ATGACGGAATCCATTCCGACCGGCCCGACCGAGCAGTTCAGGGCCGCGCGGGACTTCCTCCTGGCGCACCGCGAGGACTACGCGGCGGCCTACGCGGGGTTCGAGTGGCCGAGGCCCGAGCTGTTCAACTGGGCGCTGGACTGGTTCGACCGCATCGCCGAAGGCAACGACCGGCTCGCCCTGCACATCGTCGAGGAGGACGGCGCCCGCACCCGGGTCACCTTCGCCGAGATGGCGGCCCGCTCCAACCAGGCGGCCAACTGGCTGCGCGCGCGGGGGGTGCGGGCGGGGGACCGGATCATCGTCATGCTCGGCAACCAGGTCGAGCTGTGGGAGACCGCGCTGGCGGCGATGAAGCTGCGGGCCGTCGTCATCCCCGCGACCCCGCTGCTCGGCCCGGTCGACCTGCGCGACCGTGTCGACCGCGGCCGGGCCCGCCATGTGATCGTCAGGGCCGACGACACCGCGAAGTTCGACTCGGTGCCCGGCGACTTCACCCGCGTCGTGGTCGGGGCGGAGCGCGGTGCGGAGACCGGCGGCTGGCTGCCGTACGAGCACGCGTACGCCGAGCCCGAGACCTTCGAACCCGACGGGGTCACCCGTGCGGACGATCCGCTGATGCTGTATTTCACCTCGGGCACCACCGCGCGGCCCAAACTCGTCGAGCACACCCACGTCTCGTACCCGATCGGCCATCTGGCCACGATGTACTGGATCGGTCTCAAGCCGGGCGACGTCCATCTCAACATCGCCTCACCCGGATGGGCCAAGCACGCCTGGTCGAACCTCTTCGGGCCGTGGAACGCCGAGGCGACCGTCTTCATCCACAACTACACCCGCTTCGACCCGGCGCGGCTGATGGCGGAGATGGACGGCGCCGGGGTCACCAGCTTCTGTGCCCCGCCCACCGTGTGGCGGATGCTGATCCAGGCCGATCTGTCGCAGCTGCGCACCCGGCCGCGTGAGGTCGTCGCCGCGGGCGAACCGCTCAACCCCGAGGTGATCGAGACCGTACGCCGCGAGTGGGGCCTGACGATCCGGGACGGGTTCGGCCAGACGGAGACGGCGGTGCAGGTCGCCAACTCGCCGGGACAGCTGGTCAAGGCGGGCTCCATGGGCCGGCCGACCCCCGGCTACCGGGTGGTGCTGGTCGACCCGGTGACGGGTGAGGCGGGGGTGGACGAGGGCGAGATCTCGCTCGATCTGTCCACGCTTCCGGTCGGGTTGATGACCGGCTACCACGGCGACCCGGAGCGTACGGCCGAGGCGATGGCGGGCGGCTACTACCGGACGGGTGACATCGGCGCACGTGACGCCGACGGCTACATCACCTACATCGGCCGAAGTGACGACGTGTTCAAGGCCAGTGACTACAAGATCTCTCCCTTCGAGCTGGAGAGCGCCCTGTTGGAGCACGAGGCAGTGGCCGAGGCCGCCGTCGTGCCCGCCCCCGATCCGCTGCGGCTCGCCGTGCCGAAGGCGTACATCGTCCTCGCCGAAGGCTGGGAGCCGGGGCCCGACACGGCCAAGGTGATCTTTGAGCACTCGCGGTCCGTCCTCGCTCCGTACAAGCGGCTGCGCCGGCTGGAGTTCGCCCCGCTGCCCAAGACCGTCTCGGGGAAGATCCGCCGCATCGAGCTGCGCGAGCTGACCGCCAACGGTTCGGACGCCGAATACGACGAAGGAGACCTGCGATGA
- a CDS encoding AMP-binding protein: MSTPVTAASYTHGTGETPLLGDTIGANLDRAIEAFPDREALVDVPSGRRWTYGEFGTAVDELARALLGSGIAKGDRVGIWAVNCPEWVLVQYATARVGAIMVNINPAYRAYELEFVLKQSGISLLVASVAHRTSDYRAMVEQVRANCPALRAVHYIGDPSWHELHEAAGGVSGDQLRAREAELSCDDPINIQYTSGTTGFPKGATLSHHNILNNGYFVGETVGYTEQDRICLPVPFYHCFGMVMGNLAATSHGACIVIPAGAFDADTTLRAVEAERCTSLYGVPTMFIAELNLPGFAGYDLSSLRTGIMAGSPCPVEVMKRVVAEMNMAEVSICYGMTETSPVSTQTRRDDDLERRTGTAGRALPHIEVKVIDPVTGVTLPRGESGELCTRGYSVMLGYWDEPERTAEVIDAGRWMHTGDLAVIREDGYAQIVGRIKDMIIRGGENVYPREIEEFLYTHPKVADVQVVGVADAKYGEEILACVIPRDPADPPTQDDIAAYCRDRLAHYKIPRRVEIVDAFPMTVSGKVRKIELRERFGAQAGNSSERSQS, encoded by the coding sequence ATGAGCACACCGGTCACGGCTGCGTCGTACACCCACGGCACGGGGGAGACCCCGCTGCTCGGCGACACCATCGGTGCCAATCTCGACCGGGCGATCGAGGCGTTCCCCGACCGCGAGGCCCTGGTCGACGTACCGTCCGGACGGCGCTGGACGTACGGGGAGTTCGGGACGGCCGTCGACGAACTCGCGCGTGCGCTGCTCGGCAGCGGCATCGCGAAGGGCGACCGGGTCGGCATCTGGGCGGTCAACTGCCCCGAGTGGGTGCTCGTGCAGTACGCGACCGCCCGGGTCGGCGCCATCATGGTCAACATCAACCCGGCCTATCGCGCCTACGAGTTGGAGTTCGTACTCAAGCAGTCCGGGATCTCCCTGCTGGTCGCGTCCGTCGCCCACCGCACCAGCGACTACCGGGCCATGGTGGAGCAGGTGCGCGCCAACTGCCCGGCCCTGCGCGCCGTCCACTACATCGGCGACCCGAGCTGGCACGAACTGCACGAAGCGGCCGGCGGCGTCAGCGGGGATCAACTGAGGGCGCGCGAGGCCGAGCTGTCCTGCGACGACCCGATCAACATCCAGTACACCTCAGGAACCACCGGCTTCCCCAAGGGCGCCACGCTGTCGCACCACAACATCCTCAACAACGGCTACTTCGTGGGGGAGACGGTCGGCTACACCGAGCAGGACCGGATCTGTCTGCCGGTCCCCTTCTACCACTGCTTCGGCATGGTCATGGGCAACCTCGCCGCCACCTCGCACGGCGCGTGCATCGTCATCCCCGCCGGAGCCTTCGACGCCGACACGACCCTGCGCGCGGTCGAGGCCGAGCGCTGCACCTCCCTGTACGGCGTACCGACCATGTTCATCGCCGAGTTGAACCTCCCCGGTTTCGCCGGGTACGACCTGTCGTCGCTGCGCACCGGCATCATGGCGGGCTCGCCCTGCCCGGTCGAGGTGATGAAGCGGGTCGTCGCCGAGATGAACATGGCCGAGGTGTCCATCTGTTACGGCATGACGGAGACCTCGCCGGTCTCCACCCAGACCCGCCGCGACGACGACCTGGAGCGGCGCACCGGCACCGCCGGCCGGGCGCTGCCGCACATCGAGGTCAAGGTGATCGACCCGGTGACCGGGGTGACCCTGCCGCGCGGCGAGTCGGGCGAGCTGTGCACCCGGGGCTACAGCGTGATGCTGGGCTACTGGGACGAGCCCGAGCGCACGGCCGAGGTCATCGACGCGGGGCGCTGGATGCACACCGGCGATCTCGCGGTGATCAGGGAGGACGGCTACGCGCAGATCGTGGGCCGGATCAAGGACATGATCATCAGGGGCGGTGAGAACGTCTATCCCCGGGAGATCGAGGAGTTCCTGTACACCCACCCCAAGGTCGCCGATGTGCAGGTCGTCGGTGTCGCCGACGCGAAGTACGGCGAGGAGATCCTGGCCTGTGTCATCCCGCGCGACCCGGCCGACCCGCCCACCCAGGACGACATCGCCGCGTACTGCCGCGACCGGCTCGCGCACTACAAGATCCCGCGCCGGGTGGAGATCGTGGACGCCTTCCCGATGACGGTGAGCGGCAAGGTCAGAAAGATCGAACTGCGCGAGCGGTTCGGCGCTCAGGCCGGCAACTCCTCCGAGCGCTCACAGAGTTGA
- a CDS encoding GNAT family N-acetyltransferase: MRIRPATSADLPLLQDIEVAAGEPFRTVGMALVADDTPPSLHMLERYRADGLLWVTDDGSGAPVAYVIHEEVDGAGHVEQVSVHPAAAHRRLGSALIDHVGQLARDAGLPALTLTTFAEVPWNAPYYARLGFRTLGEDELTDGLREIRRAEAEHGLDAWPRVCMRREL, from the coding sequence ATGCGCATACGCCCCGCCACCTCAGCGGATCTGCCGCTGCTCCAGGACATCGAGGTCGCGGCGGGCGAGCCGTTCCGCACGGTCGGGATGGCGCTCGTCGCCGACGACACTCCCCCGTCGCTCCACATGCTGGAGCGCTACCGCGCGGACGGCCTGCTGTGGGTGACGGACGACGGCAGCGGCGCGCCCGTCGCCTATGTGATCCATGAGGAGGTCGACGGCGCCGGGCATGTGGAGCAGGTCTCGGTCCACCCGGCGGCGGCACACCGCCGGCTCGGCAGCGCCCTCATCGACCACGTCGGACAGCTCGCCAGGGACGCCGGGCTGCCCGCGCTCACGCTCACGACCTTCGCCGAGGTCCCGTGGAACGCCCCGTACTACGCGCGGCTCGGCTTCCGCACCCTCGGCGAGGACGAACTCACCGACGGGTTGCGGGAGATCAGGCGCGCGGAGGCGGAACACGGCCTGGATGCCTGGCCGCGGGTGTGCATGCGCCGCGAACTCTGA